The following coding sequences are from one Verrucosispora sp. WMMD573 window:
- a CDS encoding FAD-dependent oxidoreductase → MSVRPDVVVLGAGVAGLSTGIRLAEAGARVLIRTAEPPTRTTSALAGALTGPNLSPPDDPQREWTDATLRVLHSEAMPGVTLREGTLAARAAGATPPFAEHTPGFRPLGDDERPAGFGIRGTSPTGSI, encoded by the coding sequence ATGAGCGTACGTCCGGATGTTGTCGTCCTCGGCGCGGGAGTCGCCGGTCTCAGCACCGGCATCCGGCTGGCCGAGGCCGGTGCGCGGGTCCTCATCCGCACCGCGGAGCCGCCCACGCGGACCACGTCGGCATTGGCCGGCGCGCTGACCGGCCCGAACCTCTCGCCGCCGGACGACCCACAACGCGAATGGACCGACGCGACCCTGCGGGTGCTGCACAGCGAGGCCATGCCGGGTGTAACCCTGCGCGAGGGCACCCTCGCCGCCCGCGCCGCGGGAGCCACGCCGCCCTTCGCGGAGCACACACCAGGCTTCCGGCCGCTCGGCGACGACGAGCGCCCCGCGGGGTTCGGGATCCGGGGCACAAGTCCAACGGGATCAATCTAA
- a CDS encoding NPP1 family protein, protein MDPVASPSSLPPTLRTGQPPSADRRWPARLVAGLAALGILVPAAPAHANSLPNLPHNAGGYESSFSPAYDYDTDGCYAVSAISPDGTINGGLKTTGAINGSCRDRSDLDMSQTYARAKCNNGWCAIVYASYFEKDQAVHGSGLGGHRHDWEHVISWVDQAADRVEYVSTTQHSSRRTYPRSQVRFDGTHPKVVYHKDGASTHFFRLANNNDEPPENHYHVWHYPPVVDWNGWPSTELRSRLMDANFGAATIKIKDGSFEYLLDAAKPAGIPFDPYG, encoded by the coding sequence ATGGATCCCGTGGCATCGCCGTCATCTCTCCCACCAACGCTCCGCACCGGTCAGCCGCCGAGTGCCGATCGGCGCTGGCCGGCCCGGCTCGTCGCCGGGCTGGCCGCGCTCGGCATCCTGGTCCCGGCGGCGCCGGCACACGCGAACTCACTGCCAAACCTGCCGCACAACGCCGGTGGCTACGAGTCGTCGTTCTCGCCGGCCTACGACTACGACACCGACGGCTGCTATGCCGTGTCGGCGATCAGCCCGGACGGCACGATCAACGGCGGGCTGAAGACCACCGGGGCGATCAACGGCAGCTGCCGGGACCGCTCCGATCTGGACATGTCGCAGACGTACGCCCGCGCCAAGTGCAACAACGGCTGGTGCGCGATCGTCTACGCCAGCTACTTCGAGAAGGACCAGGCCGTGCACGGCAGCGGCCTCGGTGGCCATCGGCACGACTGGGAGCACGTCATCTCCTGGGTCGACCAGGCAGCCGACCGGGTCGAGTACGTGAGCACCACCCAACACAGCAGCCGGCGCACCTACCCGCGCTCGCAGGTGCGGTTCGACGGCACCCATCCGAAGGTCGTCTACCACAAGGACGGCGCGTCGACGCATTTCTTTCGGCTCGCCAACAACAACGACGAGCCGCCGGAGAACCACTACCACGTCTGGCACTACCCACCGGTGGTCGACTGGAACGGCTGGCCCAGCACCGAACTGCGCAGCCGGCTGATGGACGCCAACTTCGGCGCCGCCACCATCAAGATCAAGGATGGCTCGTTCGAGTACCTGCTCGACGCCGCGAAGCCAGCCGGGATCCCCTTCGACCCGTACGGCTGA
- a CDS encoding maleylpyruvate isomerase family mycothiol-dependent enzyme, which translates to MIEHPARHDRTAIWSLVHAERAALADDLAGLTDDQWTTPSLCTGLTVRQVLAHLTAAASLTPTRWMLGVIRCRWDFDRQVLMRLNEQLGETAHDTLDRFRRVVASTTKPPLPVLAMLGEQVVHGEDIRRPLGLDHAYPIATVTRVAAYFAGSDLTVPARSRIGGLRLAATDGPFATGSGPLVSGATLALTMAMTGRRAYCAELTGDGVPTLLDRCATP; encoded by the coding sequence ATGATCGAGCACCCGGCGAGACACGACCGCACCGCCATATGGTCGCTGGTCCACGCGGAACGGGCGGCGCTCGCCGACGATCTCGCCGGCCTGACCGACGACCAATGGACCACGCCGTCGCTCTGCACCGGTCTGACGGTTCGTCAGGTCCTCGCCCACCTCACCGCGGCGGCGAGCCTCACCCCCACGCGCTGGATGCTGGGCGTGATCCGGTGCCGGTGGGACTTCGACCGACAGGTGCTCATGCGACTCAACGAGCAACTGGGCGAGACCGCCCACGACACCCTCGACCGGTTCCGCCGGGTCGTCGCCAGCACCACCAAGCCGCCCCTGCCGGTGCTGGCGATGCTCGGTGAGCAGGTCGTGCACGGCGAGGACATCCGTCGCCCGCTGGGGCTGGACCACGCGTACCCGATCGCGACCGTCACCCGGGTCGCCGCGTACTTCGCCGGCTCCGACCTCACCGTGCCGGCCAGGAGCAGGATCGGTGGGTTGCGCCTGGCGGCGACCGACGGGCCCTTCGCCACCGGCTCCGGGCCGCTGGTGTCCGGTGCCACGCTCGCGCTGACGATGGCGATGACCGGGCGTCGGGCCTACTGCGCCGAGCTGACCGGCGACGGGGTGCCGACCCTGCTCGACCGCTGCGCGACGCCGTAG
- a CDS encoding sigma-70 family RNA polymerase sigma factor gives MTDLSSELVAGISPESEEPDLVRARAGDDAAFGRLVAPLRRELHGHCYRMLGSAHDADDALQEALLRAWRGVGRYTGRGSLRSWLYTIATRTCLDAVESRGRRALPVDLGPSRDQAVLDGAARTEVAWLGPYPDTGIAPGPLGPHARYEQREAVELAFVAALQHLPGNQRAALLLFDVLGYSVAEIAAMMATSPTSVNSALARARRIVAERVPALSQQQTLRDLGDARLRQVVTAFAAAFERRDVDALVALLTEDVTWSMPPLAEWYAGIDAVTDFAAKVPLGDCPSWRHLVTCANGQPAVAFYLGAEPAGDHHGWSVTVLTLRGERIAGITSFVGADHLTRFELPVSLAAP, from the coding sequence GTGACCGACCTTTCTTCCGAGCTGGTCGCCGGGATCTCACCCGAGTCCGAGGAGCCGGACCTCGTCCGGGCGCGTGCCGGGGACGACGCTGCGTTCGGCCGGCTGGTCGCGCCGCTGCGCCGGGAGTTGCACGGGCACTGCTACCGGATGCTCGGCTCCGCGCACGACGCCGACGACGCCCTTCAGGAGGCCCTGCTGCGGGCGTGGCGGGGAGTCGGCCGCTACACGGGTCGCGGATCCCTGCGTTCCTGGCTCTACACCATCGCCACCCGTACCTGCCTGGACGCCGTCGAGAGCCGCGGGCGGCGTGCCCTACCCGTCGATCTCGGGCCGTCCCGCGACCAGGCGGTGCTTGACGGTGCCGCCCGGACCGAGGTGGCCTGGCTGGGCCCGTACCCGGACACCGGGATCGCCCCGGGACCGCTCGGTCCGCACGCCCGCTACGAGCAGCGGGAAGCGGTCGAACTCGCCTTCGTGGCGGCCCTGCAACACCTGCCCGGCAACCAACGGGCCGCCCTGCTGCTCTTCGACGTCCTCGGCTACTCCGTCGCCGAGATCGCCGCGATGATGGCCACCTCGCCCACGTCGGTGAACTCGGCGCTGGCGCGAGCCCGCAGGATCGTGGCCGAGCGGGTGCCGGCCCTGTCGCAGCAGCAGACGCTGCGCGATCTCGGTGACGCGCGGCTGCGGCAGGTTGTCACCGCGTTCGCGGCGGCGTTCGAACGTCGAGACGTGGACGCCCTGGTCGCGTTGCTGACCGAGGACGTCACCTGGTCGATGCCGCCGCTTGCGGAGTGGTACGCGGGAATCGACGCCGTCACCGACTTCGCCGCGAAGGTGCCGCTCGGCGACTGCCCCAGCTGGCGGCACCTGGTCACCTGCGCGAACGGCCAGCCGGCGGTGGCGTTCTACCTGGGCGCAGAGCCGGCCGGCGACCATCACGGCTGGTCGGTCACCGTGCTGACGTTGCGCGGCGAGCGGATCGCCGGGATCACCTCGTTCGTCGGCGCGGACCACCTGACCCGGTTCGAGCTGCCGGTCAGCCTCGCCGCACCGTGA
- a CDS encoding Gmad2 immunoglobulin-like domain-containing protein: MSRCRLATLIALVLLVAGCSPSRSGSLGPAPTAAAPTVPAPTRIGPPATVAPPPTDTPAPTTPGTGTTGVTRLGTLTLELWYVRDGRLVPTRRTRPATVATSRLALAELAAGPTRREADAGLVTLLPDGAEVSRIADGVASVRLPAVTDPVTARLREAQVVYTLTQFPTVRQVDFGTAAPTGRTDHADLLPPIVVTGPLIGDRVTSPVTVTGSADVFEATVSVRVLDAAGRQLATTFTTATCGTGCRGAYRVAVRYRLPAEQTGTIEVYEVSAADGSHTKVVGVPVTLAASR; the protein is encoded by the coding sequence ATGAGCCGGTGCCGACTCGCGACGCTGATCGCCCTGGTGCTGCTGGTCGCCGGGTGCTCGCCGTCGCGGTCGGGCTCGCTCGGGCCGGCGCCGACGGCCGCCGCGCCGACCGTGCCCGCTCCCACCAGAATCGGCCCCCCGGCCACCGTCGCGCCGCCGCCCACGGACACCCCCGCGCCGACCACGCCGGGCACCGGCACCACCGGCGTCACCCGGCTGGGGACCCTCACCCTTGAGCTGTGGTACGTCCGGGACGGGCGACTCGTCCCGACCCGACGCACCCGACCCGCCACGGTGGCCACGTCCCGGCTGGCCCTGGCCGAGCTGGCGGCCGGGCCGACCCGGCGCGAGGCCGACGCCGGCCTGGTCACCCTGCTGCCCGACGGCGCCGAGGTGAGCCGGATCGCCGACGGTGTCGCCAGCGTCCGGCTGCCCGCGGTGACCGACCCGGTCACCGCCCGGCTACGTGAGGCGCAGGTGGTCTACACCCTCACCCAGTTCCCCACCGTGCGACAGGTCGACTTCGGCACCGCCGCGCCGACCGGCCGCACCGACCACGCCGACCTGCTGCCACCGATCGTGGTCACCGGCCCGCTCATCGGCGACCGGGTGACCAGCCCGGTCACCGTCACCGGCAGCGCCGACGTGTTCGAGGCCACCGTGAGCGTCCGGGTGCTCGACGCCGCCGGCCGTCAACTCGCCACCACGTTCACCACCGCCACCTGCGGCACGGGCTGCCGGGGCGCCTATCGGGTCGCGGTGAGATACCGGCTGCCGGCCGAGCAGACCGGCACCATCGAGGTGTACGAGGTGTCGGCGGCTGACGGTTCCCACACGAAGGTGGTCGGGGTGCCGGTGACCCTGGCCGCCTCCCGGTAG
- a CDS encoding HAMP domain-containing sensor histidine kinase, with protein MTGTRVPAATGGGKPAPPATPGPPTVRPGRLRRRLTIAFVLVAGISAGVLAGGSYLLLRQARYDASLHAAAADARYRLVLAGQFLPLTEQRRGELLTSFEGSDRHVVLIAGETWPSDPAYAPPLTERLRATVAAGQLGYQRGPGPTRLLVVGGRIPGSTAELYVVTDEDDLAAGLEQLRNALAAGWVLVVLLAAAVGHSLARRTLEPVGRASRAARDITEGLLATRLPVAGRDEFSGWAASFNEMAEALEAKINALHHAQERERRFTADVAHELRTPVTALVGAASLLHDHLDQLPTDARRAGELLVSDVVRLRRLVEDLMEISRLDAGREAVQVTDVDVPGLVRRIVAARGWPDRVTVDGDPLRLRTDPRRLERVLGNLVANAVQHGGGEVRVRTARTGDRVHIDVDDRGPGIPAEHLPRLFDRFHKVDPARSGGGSGLGLAIALENARLLGGRLTVHSTPGVGTRFRLDLPDVAPEGVPSAHTAAESTGSTRMPGAPGAELAGDTG; from the coding sequence ATGACAGGGACACGGGTGCCGGCGGCCACAGGGGGCGGGAAACCCGCGCCACCGGCGACGCCGGGCCCACCGACCGTCCGTCCCGGCCGGCTACGCCGCCGGCTGACCATCGCGTTCGTGCTGGTCGCCGGGATCTCCGCCGGGGTGCTCGCCGGTGGGTCGTACCTGCTGCTGCGGCAGGCCCGCTACGACGCGTCGCTGCACGCCGCTGCGGCCGACGCCCGCTACCGGCTGGTGCTGGCCGGGCAGTTCCTGCCGTTGACCGAGCAGCGCCGTGGCGAACTGCTGACCAGCTTCGAGGGCAGCGACCGACACGTGGTGCTGATCGCCGGGGAAACCTGGCCGTCAGACCCGGCGTACGCGCCGCCGCTGACCGAGCGGCTGCGCGCCACCGTGGCCGCCGGGCAGCTCGGCTACCAGCGCGGTCCCGGTCCGACGCGGCTGCTCGTGGTGGGCGGCCGGATTCCCGGCTCGACCGCCGAGCTGTACGTCGTCACCGACGAGGACGACCTCGCCGCCGGGCTGGAGCAGCTCCGCAACGCGCTCGCCGCCGGCTGGGTGCTGGTGGTGCTGCTCGCCGCCGCGGTCGGACACAGCCTCGCCCGGCGCACCCTGGAGCCGGTGGGGCGGGCCAGCCGGGCCGCCCGGGACATCACCGAGGGCCTGCTCGCCACCCGGCTGCCGGTGGCCGGTCGGGACGAGTTCAGCGGGTGGGCGGCGTCGTTCAACGAGATGGCCGAGGCGTTGGAGGCGAAGATCAACGCCCTGCACCACGCGCAGGAACGGGAGCGGCGGTTCACCGCCGATGTGGCGCACGAGCTGCGTACCCCGGTGACCGCACTGGTGGGCGCGGCCTCGCTGCTGCACGATCACCTCGACCAGTTGCCCACCGATGCCCGGCGCGCCGGTGAGCTGCTGGTAAGCGACGTGGTCCGGCTGCGCCGCCTGGTGGAGGATCTGATGGAGATCTCCCGGCTGGACGCCGGGCGGGAGGCGGTGCAGGTGACCGACGTGGACGTGCCGGGCCTGGTGCGCCGGATCGTGGCCGCTCGCGGTTGGCCGGACCGGGTCACTGTCGACGGCGACCCGCTGCGCCTTCGCACCGACCCGCGCCGGCTGGAGCGGGTGCTGGGCAACCTGGTCGCCAACGCGGTGCAGCACGGCGGCGGTGAGGTCCGGGTGCGGACAGCGCGAACCGGCGACCGGGTGCACATCGACGTCGACGACCGGGGGCCAGGCATCCCGGCCGAACACCTGCCCCGCCTGTTCGACCGGTTCCACAAGGTCGACCCGGCGCGCTCCGGCGGCGGTAGCGGGCTCGGTCTGGCCATCGCGCTGGAGAACGCCCGGCTGCTCGGCGGCCGGTTGACCGTGCACAGCACCCCCGGCGTCGGCACCCGGTTCCGCCTCGACCTGCCCGACGTCGCGCCCGAGGGCGTCCCGTCGGCGCATACCGCAGCGGAGAGCACGGGGTCGACGCGGATGCCCGGCGCGCCCGGCGCCGAGCTGGCCGGTGACACCGGATGA
- a CDS encoding response regulator transcription factor: MDGRVLVVEDDASIREVTALGLRRAGFRVDTAADGRQALTAWRAGTVDVIVLDIMLPGLDGLQVCREIRRSSTVPILMLTARTDTIDVVVGLECGADDYLRKPFDLPELVARVRSVLRRAVVPPEAGPLRVGDLEIDPGAFVARRDGQELPLTTTEFRLLLELARRPGQVFTRELLLDRVWNHSYLGDSRLVDVAVQRLRAKVEADPGNPRLIRTVRGAGYKLVAG, encoded by the coding sequence ATGGACGGCCGCGTGCTGGTGGTCGAGGACGACGCCTCCATCCGGGAGGTCACCGCCCTCGGGCTGCGCCGCGCCGGGTTCCGGGTGGACACCGCCGCCGACGGCCGGCAGGCCCTGACCGCCTGGCGGGCCGGGACCGTCGACGTGATCGTGCTGGACATCATGCTGCCCGGCCTCGACGGCCTCCAGGTGTGTCGGGAGATCCGGCGCAGCAGTACGGTGCCGATCCTCATGCTGACCGCCCGCACCGACACCATCGACGTGGTGGTCGGCCTCGAATGCGGCGCCGACGACTACCTGCGCAAGCCCTTCGACCTGCCCGAACTGGTGGCCCGGGTCCGTTCGGTGCTACGCCGCGCCGTGGTGCCACCCGAAGCCGGCCCGCTGCGGGTCGGCGACCTGGAGATCGACCCGGGCGCGTTCGTGGCTCGCCGGGACGGTCAGGAACTGCCGCTGACCACTACCGAGTTCCGGCTGCTGCTGGAGCTGGCCCGCCGACCCGGGCAGGTGTTCACCCGCGAGCTGCTGCTGGACCGCGTCTGGAACCACAGCTACCTCGGCGACAGTCGGCTGGTCGACGTGGCGGTGCAGCGGCTGCGCGCCAAGGTCGAGGCGGACCCGGGAAACCCTCGGCTGATCCGCACGGTACGCGGCGCCGGGTACAAGCTCGTCGCCGGTTGA
- a CDS encoding snapalysin family zinc-dependent metalloprotease, translated as MIRRQLLRAATAALAAVLAATGLQVVTAAGASAARTVYYDASRAGEFRTNFDQAAQIWNSRVSNVRLVPGTPASVTIYVDSGWPRAQVTGLGSGRIWMGWQAVNQGYHRTRIATHEFGHILGLPDRRTGLCSDLMSGSSAPVSCTNAYPSAAEASRVNQLFAGSRSASTAAGSYTWTEDTGVGILVVNGRPATENYPWLVYTSGCTGTLIKANWMVTAKHCPTPSSVRVGSINRTSGGTVVGVSRAVNHPNIDVKLFQLASSVSYAPAPIPTTSGAVGTATRIIGWGQTCAPRGCGSAPTVAHELDTSIVADSRCSGINGPYEICTNNTNGNAGACYGDSGGPQVRRINGVWNVIGATSRAGNNSSTCATAPSIYGDLPSIRSWINSQVGGLPA; from the coding sequence ATGATCCGACGACAACTGCTGCGCGCGGCCACCGCCGCGCTGGCGGCGGTGCTGGCGGCGACGGGGCTTCAGGTGGTCACCGCCGCCGGTGCCTCGGCGGCCCGGACCGTCTACTACGACGCCAGCCGGGCCGGTGAGTTCCGGACCAACTTCGACCAGGCCGCGCAGATCTGGAACAGCCGGGTCAGCAACGTGCGGCTGGTGCCCGGCACGCCCGCCAGCGTCACCATCTACGTCGACAGCGGCTGGCCCCGGGCGCAGGTCACCGGGCTCGGCTCCGGGCGCATCTGGATGGGCTGGCAGGCGGTCAACCAGGGCTACCACCGCACCAGGATCGCCACCCACGAGTTCGGTCACATCCTCGGCCTGCCCGACCGGCGCACCGGCCTCTGCTCCGATCTCATGTCCGGCAGCAGCGCGCCGGTCTCCTGCACCAACGCCTACCCCAGCGCCGCCGAGGCGAGCCGGGTCAACCAGCTCTTCGCCGGCAGCAGGAGCGCGTCGACCGCCGCCGGCAGCTACACCTGGACCGAGGACACCGGCGTCGGGATCCTCGTCGTCAACGGCCGCCCGGCCACGGAAAACTACCCGTGGCTGGTCTACACCTCCGGCTGCACCGGCACCCTGATCAAGGCCAACTGGATGGTCACCGCCAAGCACTGCCCGACCCCGTCGTCGGTGCGGGTGGGCAGCATCAACCGCACCAGCGGCGGCACTGTCGTCGGGGTCAGCCGAGCGGTCAACCACCCGAACATCGACGTCAAGCTGTTCCAACTGGCCAGCTCGGTCAGCTATGCGCCCGCGCCCATCCCGACCACCTCCGGCGCCGTCGGCACGGCCACCCGGATCATCGGCTGGGGCCAGACCTGCGCACCCCGTGGCTGCGGCTCCGCTCCCACCGTGGCGCACGAGCTGGACACCTCGATCGTGGCCGACAGCCGGTGCAGCGGCATCAACGGCCCGTACGAGATCTGCACGAACAACACCAACGGCAACGCCGGCGCCTGCTACGGCGACTCCGGCGGCCCGCAGGTGCGCCGGATCAACGGCGTGTGGAACGTGATCGGCGCGACCAGCCGAGCGGGCAACAACAGCTCCACCTGCGCCACCGCCCCCTCCATCTACGGTGACCTCCCCTCGATCCGCTCCTGGATCAACTCCCAGGTAGGCGGCCTCCCCGCCTGA
- a CDS encoding SAM-dependent methyltransferase, which translates to MARFGVLSLPSSNRVYSGAAVELTRAELEIFGDAVLGGRIGDVATATIGGARYVTFEVAGGLSERDAALLGNLSSAYAIFEFVGDLLRPVPVTRLDRFDDDLLTIQKYPGKTNEQFTKLLLNVTLLASDGAGELLTRRFRVLDPLCGRGTTLNQAMMYGFDAAGLDRDSKDFEAYQTFLSTWLKRKRIKHRVLESGPIRRERKVVGRRLRVELAASKEAHRAGDVQAVDVVNADTTRVGEFFRPESVDVVVADAPYGVQHGSRTAESGLARDPLDLLTAAAPGWARVLRPGGALGISWNTNVARRDAAAERLTAVGLTVLDTGPWRALTHRVDQAIVRDVLVAQKPH; encoded by the coding sequence GTGGCGAGGTTTGGGGTGCTCAGTCTGCCGTCGAGTAACCGGGTGTACTCGGGGGCGGCTGTGGAGTTGACGCGGGCGGAGCTGGAGATCTTCGGCGATGCGGTGCTCGGTGGGCGCATCGGTGATGTGGCGACCGCGACCATCGGCGGGGCGCGCTACGTCACGTTCGAGGTCGCCGGTGGCCTCAGCGAGCGGGACGCCGCGTTGCTGGGCAATCTTTCCAGCGCCTACGCGATCTTCGAGTTCGTCGGCGACCTGCTGCGGCCCGTGCCGGTGACCCGGCTGGACCGCTTCGACGACGACCTGCTCACCATCCAGAAGTATCCGGGCAAGACCAACGAGCAGTTCACCAAGCTGCTGCTCAACGTCACGTTGCTCGCCTCGGACGGGGCCGGCGAGTTGCTGACCCGGCGGTTCCGGGTGCTCGACCCGCTGTGTGGCCGGGGCACCACCCTCAACCAGGCGATGATGTACGGCTTCGACGCCGCCGGTCTCGACCGGGACAGCAAGGACTTCGAGGCGTACCAGACGTTTCTGAGCACCTGGCTCAAGCGCAAGCGGATCAAGCACCGGGTGCTGGAGTCCGGGCCGATCCGCCGGGAGCGCAAGGTGGTCGGTCGGCGGCTACGGGTGGAACTGGCCGCATCGAAGGAGGCCCACCGGGCCGGCGACGTGCAGGCGGTGGACGTGGTCAACGCCGACACCACCCGGGTCGGTGAGTTCTTCCGCCCGGAGTCGGTCGACGTGGTGGTGGCCGACGCGCCGTACGGAGTGCAGCACGGCAGCCGTACCGCTGAGAGCGGGCTGGCCCGCGACCCGCTCGACCTGCTCACCGCCGCCGCGCCCGGGTGGGCGCGGGTGCTGCGCCCCGGCGGCGCGTTGGGCATCTCGTGGAACACCAACGTGGCCCGCCGCGACGCCGCCGCCGAACGCCTGACCGCAGTCGGCCTCACCGTCCTCGACACCGGCCCCTGGCGCGCCCTGACCCACCGCGTCGACCAGGCCATAGTCCGCGACGTCCTAGTAGCCCAAAAACCCCACTAA
- a CDS encoding sulfatase-like hydrolase/transferase produces MNTATDRRGAGAAARPKAADARDAEATDARDSGVDDATSRPAPVNLRRRIAARVATALAALLVLVAFTLPNRPWQLEPGAFLRIPLEALLLAALLLALPGRPRRTVAALAGGLLGLVAVVKVGDLGFYSSLGRPFDLVLDWSLLDEAFTFVAESIGRPGAIAIALGIGLLLLAVPLLTALSAVRLSGLLTRHRTGSTRAVATLVVVWAVLAAFGARIVPAMPMADTNASILVQEHAAEVRDRLYDRQAFANEVGVDPFRDVPADQLLTGLRGKNVLIAFVESYGRDAVTDAEFASIPRMLDESADRLATAGFATRSGFLTSPTIGGASWLAHATLLSGLWVDNNQRYRNLLATDRFTLGDAFRRASWRTVGVMPAVNQAWPEGAFYGYEQFYSGPDLGYQGPKFAFAPMPDQFAIHQFHKRELAGQQDRPVMAELALVSSHSPWTKVPSLVDWDTIDDGEVFRRGIIGTPTAQARTGYRHSVSYTLRTLISYVERYGDDDTVLVFVGDHQPAPVVTGENPSHDVPIHIVTKDPAVFERINDWGWQDGLTPDANAPVWPMHEFRDRFLTAFAPTPARPQAHPR; encoded by the coding sequence ATGAACACCGCCACCGACCGACGCGGCGCCGGCGCGGCAGCCCGCCCCAAGGCCGCCGACGCGCGCGACGCCGAGGCTACCGATGCGCGCGACTCCGGGGTGGATGACGCCACGTCCCGGCCAGCGCCGGTCAACCTGCGGCGACGAATCGCCGCGCGGGTGGCCACGGCGCTCGCCGCGCTGCTGGTACTGGTCGCGTTCACCCTGCCCAACCGGCCGTGGCAGCTGGAACCCGGCGCGTTCCTGCGGATCCCGCTGGAGGCGCTGCTGCTGGCCGCGCTGCTGCTCGCGCTGCCCGGTCGACCCCGCCGGACAGTGGCTGCGCTAGCCGGTGGACTGCTCGGGCTCGTCGCCGTGGTGAAGGTCGGTGACCTGGGCTTCTACTCCTCCCTGGGGCGCCCGTTCGACCTGGTGCTGGACTGGTCGCTGTTGGATGAGGCGTTCACCTTCGTGGCCGAGTCGATCGGCCGGCCGGGCGCGATCGCCATCGCGCTCGGCATCGGGCTGCTGCTGCTGGCCGTGCCGCTGCTGACCGCCCTGTCCGCGGTACGGCTGTCCGGGTTGCTGACCCGGCACCGGACCGGCAGCACCCGGGCGGTTGCCACGCTGGTGGTGGTCTGGGCGGTGCTGGCCGCCTTCGGGGCACGGATCGTGCCCGCCATGCCGATGGCCGACACCAACGCCTCAATCCTGGTTCAGGAACATGCCGCCGAGGTCCGGGACCGGCTGTACGACCGCCAGGCGTTCGCCAACGAGGTCGGGGTGGACCCGTTCCGGGACGTACCCGCCGACCAGCTGCTCACCGGTCTACGCGGCAAGAACGTGCTGATCGCCTTCGTGGAGAGCTACGGCCGCGACGCGGTCACCGACGCCGAGTTCGCGTCCATCCCCCGGATGCTCGACGAGAGCGCCGACCGGCTCGCCACGGCCGGGTTCGCCACCCGCAGCGGCTTCCTCACCTCGCCGACCATCGGCGGGGCGAGCTGGTTGGCGCACGCCACCCTGCTGTCCGGCCTGTGGGTCGACAACAACCAGCGTTATCGGAACCTGCTCGCCACCGACCGGTTCACCCTCGGCGACGCGTTCCGGCGCGCCTCCTGGCGTACGGTCGGGGTGATGCCGGCGGTCAACCAGGCCTGGCCGGAGGGTGCCTTCTACGGCTACGAGCAGTTCTACAGCGGCCCCGACCTGGGCTACCAGGGTCCCAAGTTCGCTTTCGCCCCGATGCCCGACCAGTTCGCCATCCATCAGTTCCATAAACGGGAGCTGGCCGGGCAGCAGGACCGTCCGGTCATGGCGGAGCTGGCCCTGGTCTCCAGTCACTCCCCCTGGACGAAGGTGCCGTCGCTTGTCGACTGGGACACCATCGACGACGGTGAGGTGTTCCGGCGGGGCATCATCGGTACGCCGACCGCGCAGGCCCGCACCGGTTACCGGCACTCGGTCAGCTACACGCTGCGTACCCTCATCTCCTATGTGGAGAGGTACGGCGACGACGACACGGTGCTGGTCTTCGTCGGTGACCACCAGCCCGCGCCAGTCGTCACCGGCGAGAACCCGAGCCACGACGTGCCGATCCACATCGTGACCAAGGACCCGGCAGTGTTCGAGCGGATCAACGACTGGGGCTGGCAGGACGGCCTGACCCCGGACGCGAACGCCCCGGTCTGGCCGATGCACGAGTTCCGCGACCGCTTCCTCACCGCCTTCGCCCCCACCCCCGCCCGCCCCCAAGCCCACCCCCGCTGA